Proteins encoded in a region of the Homo sapiens chromosome 9, GRCh38.p14 Primary Assembly genome:
- the PABIR1 gene encoding PPP2R1A-PPP2R2A-interacting phosphatase regulator 1, with protein MAQEKMELDLELPPGTGGSPAEGGGSGGGGGLRRSNSAPLIHGLSDTSPVFQAEAPSARRNSTTFPSRHGLLLPASPVRMHSSRLHQIKQEEGMDLINRETVHEREVQTAMQISHSWEESFSLSDNDVEKSASPKRIDFIPVSPAPSPTRGIGKQCFSPSLQSFVSSNGLPPSPIPSPTTRFTTRRSQSPINCIRPSVLGPLKRKCEMETEYQPKRFFQGITNMLSSDVAQLSDPGVCVSSDTLDGNSSSAGSSCNSPAKVSTTTDSPVSPAQAASPFIPLDELSSK; from the coding sequence ATGGCTCAGGAGAAGATGGAGCTAGACCTGGAGCTGCCTCCGGGTACGGGCGGGAGCCCGGCGGAGGGCggtggcagcggcggcggcgggggcctCAGGAGGTCTAACAGCGCCCCCCTGATCCACGGCCTCAGTGACACTTCGCCGGTGTTCCAGGCCGAGGCGCCGAGCGCCAGGCGGAACAGCACAACGTTCCCGAGCCGCCACGGCCTGCTGCTGCCGGCCTCCCCTGTCCGCATGCACAGCAGCCGCTTGCACCAGATCAAACAAGAAGAGGGCATGGACTTGATCAACCGAGAGACGGTCCACGAACGGGAGGTGCAGACCGCAATGCAGATAAGCCACTCCTGGGAGGAAAgtttcagcctgagtgacaacgACGTGGAGAAATCCGCCTCCCCCAAGCGCATCGATTTCATTCCTGTGTCACCAGCACCGTCACCCACTCGGGGAATTGGGAAGCAGTGTTTTTCGCCATCCTTGCAAAGTTTTGTAAGTAGCAACGGATTGCCTCCAAGCCCTATTCCCAGCCCAACGACCCGATTTACCACCCGGAGAAGCCAGAGCCCCATCAATTGCATTAGACCAAGTGTTCTTGGACcattgaaaagaaaatgtgaaatggaAACTGAATATCAGCCAAAGAGATTTTTCCAGGGCATCACCAACATGCTTTCTTCTGACGTTGCACAGCTGTCAGATCctggtgtgtgtgtatcttcGGATACCCTTGATGGAAACAGCAGCAGTGCCGGATCTTCTTGTAACTCACCAGCGAAAGTCAGCACTACCACCGACTCTCCTGTGTCACCTGCCCAAGCGGCTTCTCCATTTATTCCACTAGATGAACTTTCGTCTAAGTGA